CTCAGCTTGACTGCCGCAAAAGGCCCCTACTGTGGTGATGGTTCGAATGCTCCGCAAATCCTGATCAAGTTTTCTTCGGATGCGCGAGTGATCAGTGGAACGATCATCCACGAAATGGGTCACCTGATCAACATGGTCCCCTATCCTGGCTACTACCATGCTCCACCAGGACTTCGGGTCGACGCCCACCCGTTCCGTTACGACAAACATGGGGGATCAGGCTCTCACTGCTCATACAAGGCGAAGAAAGGAGTAGACGATGATGGAGACCCGACTTTTGAAAATGGCCATTGCGTCATGTTCCATGCTGATGCTCCAACAGTGCCAGCGGACTTCTGCCCCACCTGCGCCACATTCGTCAAGGCTCAATCCCTCACCGCCTTCAAAGATCTCAAAGGCTGACACCATGCCCATTTCCTATTTGGAGTCATTCCAAGATTCCGATTTCTTCGCTCACAAGGAGATGTCCGCTTTTGGTTTTTCCATGCTGGAAACGCCAGACACATCATCGATGGTGCTCGGCGGCCCGAAGCTTTGGGATCCCGCTGAACACCCGACTTTACCAATCATTGTGGGGATCAAAACCCACTCTTCACTCCCCCAAGGCTTCAATCCTAAGCGCAGAGGATCGATCTACCTGGCCAATCAAAGAACTGGAAAGCTGATCAAAGTCCCCCTCGCGGATCGTGAAAAGCAACCCTCAACTCCCCCTCCCTCGGGGCCTCGTCCCGAGTCGACCACTGCGACCCAAAGATGGGTGGATCTTCCGAAGGAACTGTTCGAAGGCGCGCCGGCTGATTGGATTGTCTTCGGGTATTCCGGCAAATTCATATCAAATCCACTCAAGATCCATGCGGGAACCCCTGGCCTTGACCTTCAGGCGGATCCATCCTGGCAAGCGCTTCACCTGGCGCCACAGACGCGTCCCGACCTCATTTTCACGCAGCTTCCGTCCAGCCCCTCCCTGAATGGGCAGGGCATCCAGGTTGTCGTATCGAAGGAACCTCTCATCCTTGAAGGTCGGCGTTGGAATTTGCCTCTTCTCGGATCCTTCCTCGTCACGGATGACTCCTCGTTCCATGGCCAGTGGATTCCGCTGCAACTGCTGTTCGGTGCAGATGTCCCGAATTCCAACCACTTTCTGGAACTCCAAATCCCCATCGGTCTCATCGATCGCAAGGATGGATTTCTTTCGGGTCACTTCGCTCTTGATCTCTCTCCGCTTTCGATGGATCCTGGATCTGGAAAGTTCAATCCACCCAAGGAATGGTACCTGACGACGATCTGCAAGGGCGTGGTGGTCGGGCCTCAAGCATTGACGGTTCCTGTCAGGTAGAACGCAAGGCAGAAGCAGGATTCCCGCCCATTTCTAGCGGGAATGCCGCTTCATGCTTGCATTCACGCGCGCCCCTTGTCGCCCAGCCATGCTTCGTAGTGGCCTTTTCCTTCCTTCTTCCACCACGACCACCAGCCCCAACCACCGCATTTCGCGTTGTGCGAGGATTCGAACGACTCCTCGCCCCCATCCTTCCACCACTCGTCGAAGTGTTCGAGGTTCTTGGGATCGCCCGACGGCGACCACCTCCGGAAGAACCCGTGGCAACGGAGCTTCTCCCATCCATTGTCGTGTTTGTCTTCGCAGCGATCCTTCCCGCAGCATTTCTTGCCGTGATGCTTGTGGTGGTGCCCATGATGCCCGCCGCCGATGTTCCCGAACAGCAATCGCGAGAGCAGCACCAATCCCGCCGCCTGCCAGAAACTGATTTCCGGCAGATGGAACAATCCCGGCATGAGCCAGTTCCATAGGTGCTGCACCAGATAACCGAAGACGAAGGCGATGAGGGTGGCCAAGGCCAATCCCCCGAGGACTTTCAGAAGGAATCCGAAGATGCGCATGGCGTGTCTCTTTCTGTTCTTGATTGATTGTCATTTTTTGGTTGAGTGCTCGGCCATCGCTCGGGAGAGCTTCTGGATGGCCCGGGATTTTCGGGACAGGAGGGTGCCCATCGGCATCTTCCACTCCTTGGAGATTTCTTCGAAGCTCCGGCCCTCGAACTCGTGGGCCTCGATCAACTGGCGATCCAGCAAGGGCAGCTCCTCGAAGGCGATCTCGAAAGCCACTTGCCGCTGCTGCTCTTCGAGAAGGTCCAATGGCGAACCATCGGGATGGGGGATGATTTCAGACAAGGTCAGACCTTGCTGCATGGGAGTCTCCAGGGATTGCATGGGTTTTCGGGCGCGGATCCGGTCGATGATCCGGTTTCGCAGGCTCCGGTAGACATAGGCGGACAGGTTCCCGATTTCGGCCAAGGGATCCGCCCGCTCGAACAGGCTTGCGAAGACATCTTGGACAATGTCTTCCGCATCCATTTCGGCGGCGTCCTCCAATCGCCGCCGCACGAAGGCGGCCAGTTTGGCGCCCTCGGCGGCGAAGAAATCGGACAAGTGGCTCATTACCCCTGAAGACGACATGGCTGGGGCAATATTGCATCCCCGCGGAAAATTTTCCGGTGAAGGAAAGGCTTCCCACAAGGAGGCCCGGCAGCTTTGTACTCAAAGAATGTACGGAAATCAGCCCTTTCCCCGGCAATTTCTGGATTTCACAGCCTATTGTTGGGAGGTGGAACGAATCGAAGCGTACACAGATTACCGGCAATTTCTAAAGGACTTCTACGAAGACCGGAAATCCAGGCCGCGCGGGTTCAGCTACCGGCAGTTCTGCCAGAAAGCCGGCTTGACCTCGCCGTCCCTGCTGAAAGAGGTGATGGACGGCAAACGCAACCTCACGGAGTCCACCATCGCGCAGTTCTCCCAAGGTTTGGGGCTGACCGAAGGCGATGCCGCGTTTTTCGCCGCCCTGGTGCGATTCAATCAATCCGTCGATCCTGGCCTCAAGCAACAGTGCCTGGAACAAATGCGCTGGCTGCGGCGCCAGATCACCACTGCCGTGGTCCCCATGGATCGTTACGACTACTACTCCAAGTGGTATTTGCCCGTGCTACGCGAACTCGCCCCGTTGCGGGACTGGAACGACGATTGGCCCGCCTTGGCACGACGGGTGCGGCCTCGGATCCGTGCCAAGGAGGCGCGCGAAGGGATCGAGCTCCTCCTGAAGCTTGGATTCCTCCGCCAGGACGGCTCTCGCTGGATCCAGGCAGAGCCCGTGATCGGCACCGGGGGCGAAGTGGATTCCCTCGCGGTGCGAGCCGGCAACCGGGAATACGCCCGCATGGGCGCGCAATCCATCGATGAACTGCCTTTGGCCGAGCGCGATGTTTCCACCTTGATCGTAGGCTTGCCAAATTTTGCCCGCTCCTTGGTGAAGCAGGAGATCCGCGAATTCAAGGAACGCCTGATCCGCCTGGCGCAGGATCATCCCGATTCCGACGACGTGTTCGCGGTCAACGTCCAGTTCTTCCCACTCTCACAACCTGGGGAGGGATCGTGAAGCACACCATCGCAGCGCTTTGCCTTCTCCTCCCCTTGCTGGGCTGCCAACACGAACCGGAACCCGTGGCAGGTGGCGCCGACGACCATGGCAACGCCGTGTCCGCACGCATCCTGGTGGTGGATTCGGCGGGAAGGCCCGTGGCGGGCGCCAACATCGTCGTGCGCCCGTCGACCTGGCTCTCCGGCCTCCCTTTGGACTCCACCAGCGCAGAACCGAACGCGGTCCGCATGGAAACCGACCGCAACGGCCTTTGCCAGATTCCGTCACTAAGACTCGATCGATACGTCGTCCGAGCGGGCGGATTGGACCAGGCTGGAATGGCTATTCTGGATCTGAAAGATGCCGACTCCCTGGTGTTGGGCATCTATGCGACCGGCGCGATCCTTGGACGCCTGCGAGGCGCCAGGAACGGGACACCCATCGCCATGCGAGGACTGGAAGGCCAAGCTCGCAGCGACTCCGCCGGCTATTTTTCCTTGACGGGAGTCCCGGCCGGCTCCATCGACCTCTCCACCGGAACCTTCGACCGTGGAACCGCGATGGAACAGATCCCCGTCCACTCCAGGATGTCTTCGGAATTGGAGGAGATCCCCTTCGATTCCACGGGACGGAATCTGTTTCGACCGATCGTCCTGCTTCGCTCGCAGCCTCTGCCTCCTGTGTTCCAGCCGGGTCCAGGGCATTCCACACAGATGTTGGTGCTTTCCATCGTGGCGCCCTTGTTGGGAGATGGCCTGGAAATCTCCGTCAATGGTGGTGGATGGACCCCTTCCGATGGCACTTTGCGCCTGGGTGCGAACGCTTGCGTACGCGCCCGTTCCGTTCGATTCGCCGCATTGGTTTCACCTGAATCCGAGGCTTGCTACACCTTCGGCAAGTAGCCCCAAATCAATTCCCTTCCGTGGAGACAATCATGAAGTCTGTTGTCTGCTTGCTTTTCGCACCCATCAGCGCCGCTTTTTCCGCCCAATCCCAGTGGGCGAGGCTGCCGCCGTTGCCGGGACGAGTTTCGGCCGTCAGATCCATTCCCGATGGCGTGACGATCGGGGGCATCTGTCGCTACCGCGGATCGGCGGATTGGGTAGGGTGCGAGGAACCTCTGTGGACGGATGATTGGCCGTACATGGACAACCTCAAATCCCGCGAGCAAGCGAAAGGATCGTCTACGACCTTGGCTCCGGATGGCTCCGGGAATCCCCGGTCCGCCTACATCCTCGAGGACATGGGATCAAACAACCCCCACAGCAGGTGTGCCGCCGGCGCCTACGACGAAATGGGAATCACCTTCAGCTATTTCCTTTGCGAGGACGGTTCTTCCAAGCTTTTCGCCGTGCGAGACAGCGTCGATAGCGCAGGGAATCCTTGGCTGGTCTGGAAACGTTTGCCGGAATTTGACTCCGCGATCAAACTGCCGAGCGACAACCACCTGCTCCCCACCCCTCAGAAAATCGGCGAGAGCATCTACCTGCCCATTTCCGACATCGAAATGCTGCAGGCCCGACAGCCCGGCAAATCCTGGAGAATCCTGCCGTTCGCCACCTACGAACCCATCCTGGCTTCCGGCGACACGTTGCTGGCCCGCTCCGTCGACATGCGCACCATCCACCTTTCCACGGATGCCGGCGAGCATTGGGACCGCCAGGCTCTGGTCGACACCCAGCTGACCAACATTCGGTTCGTGGACGGTCTCCTTTGGGGGAACCTCCTCGACCCCCTCCGAAAGACCTCCGAACTATGGAAAAGCTCAGATAAGGGCGGATCCTGGACTCGGGCTGCGCGGTTCGGTGGCAGCCTGGGATTCGATGGCGCCCGCTTCGTCCTTGCCTCCGATTCAGGCACTTTCGAGTTTTCCGCTTCAGACAATTCCTGGCACAAACTGCCGGACACGATCGCAGCGCCGCCGGCAACCGGCGTCAAATCCTTCCTGAATGGATTCGTGGTGGCGAATCGAGGCGGCATTACCAGGTGGTCTGATGGAGCCTGGAGCCGCCTGAGCGAGAACCATTCGACTTTCGCGGTCTTCGGCGGAACAATCCTGAGTCTGGGCGATGGCAAGCCCAAGGACTCCCTCGGCATCATCGAATCCTTCAATGGAAGCGGATGGGATACCCTCGGTGTCCGCTCGGAAAAGAGTTCCGATACGAGAATATTATGTGACAATAAATGGGGATGCTTGATCGGCGGCTCCACCGAAGCAATGACCTCTCGCGACGGATTGGCGTGGTCCCGGATTCCGATCCCATACGGTTTTTCCCCGTTCGGCTTCACCGATTCCGGGCGTGTGATCCTTGATCCGTATTCTGGCTACATGTCGAACAGCCCCGGCTACAAACTCAAGCTGGTGGATACAACGTGGGTTCGGACGAATGAAGCCACGCGCCGATCTTCCATGGAGATCAGCGACAGCTTGCTGACATGGACCGATTCCACACTCCATGTCGGTCCAGCAAGACTTTTCCTGGCCGATCTTCCGGGCAGGATCTCCTATGCACTTTGGACTCCGATCGGGAACGTTGGCGGCAGCGGACTTGACCCCCAGGAAGCCACGCTCGTTCTCGTCGACGAAAACAACCACTTCTGGTACCGCAAAGGCGACCGATCGACGTCCACCAAACCGACTCTCGAGCGAACGCCGAACCTCAAGATCGTCGGCTCCGAACTGCGCATCCACCTGGACGCCCCTTCACGTCTGCGCGTCGAATCGATCGATCTTCGCGGGCGCACCGAAACACTGCTCGCGGAAGCATCCCGGCCTGCCGGAGAGCTGCGCATCCCGTTGACGCCATCGACAAGATCCGTCCAACTGATCCGCGCCGTGGTCGACGGCAAATCGACGACACTCGCCATCGCCCCAAGTCTGATGCGGCGCTAGGTGTTTCCTCTCTGCGCGGGTTCGCGCCCGAAAGCCATGGAGCAAACGGATCCGAAAGCCGGAAGGCATCCTGTCAGCTTGCCTCCCGCCATTTCATTGCCCCACGACGACCGCCCTCCCGCTCCACTCCTGGCCTTGTTGGCGCAATCGCACGCCCACAACGCCTCGGCTGGTCCGGGCTGCCCCTAAATCCAGGTCGATGGTGGAGCCCGGAGACTCCATGCGTTTTGCAAGCAGAATCTGTCCGCGCGGATCGAACACCGTCACATCCAGCGGCCCGGTGGATGTGGATGCGATTCGCAGGACGCCACCTTGGAGCATCGTCGCGGACGGAGCAAGGCTCGGTGGCGCCGGGGAGATCGCCGAAATCCCCACAGGCACCACGATCGTGGTGAGGGTCTGGCCGGGCGAGGAGAAGGTGATCTTCTTCGCGTCGATGACCACATCCGCTTGGCGCTTGAGGCTGGCAGGCAAGGAAAATCGGTGCATCCGGGCCGTCGCGGGTAATGCAGCAAATTTTGACAAATCGATCGTGACGCTCGCAGCGGCGGCATCGGGATTGCAGAACACCACCACCAGATCGCCTGCGGGTGTCAGGGCAGCCACCGAATTGGTGTCCGAGCTTTCGATGATCCTGGATCCCGGTCGAATGAATCGGCTGAAGGCGGCGTGCATGTAAAAGCGCGGCGCGTAGGTGAAGGTCTGCTTGGCATGATCCAGCTTGATCGTGATCCAATCGCCCACCGGATCTCCCACCTGCCAATCCAGCCAGGCGTTGGGTTTCATTTTCCGCAGATCCTGGAGGATCACGTTGGACATCCACATGGTGATGTCGGTGGCATCCGTCCCCTTGTTGAGCGGGCCTGTCTCCGACTGCCAAAGGAGCTTCCTTCGGGCCTTCGCGAGGGAATCCAACCTCGATCGCGCCGTCCAACCGGAATAGGTGTGGGCGTTGATCTGCGACATGTAGGAGAACGCGCTGTCGTCGTAGCCCTTGAGCTGGGTCACCGCTTGTTCCAGGGAGGTTTCGTCGCCCGCGCTGACTTGGGTTTGGGGGGAAAGCCCCTTGGACACGAGTTGCCTACCCAGCTCCTTGACCATCTTCGCCTGGTTCGATTTGAAGCCGCAACCCTCCTGCCCCCCTTCGGGCTTCCACCAGCCCGCCGAAGGCTCGTTGAACGGCTCGATGGTCCGGAAGGTGATCTTGTGGACATCCTTGTAGTGCTTGGCGACATCCGCGAGGTATTCCGCGAAGGCGCCGAACTTGTCCGCTTTGAGGTTGTCGGCGCCGTTTGTGTTGCCCGACACGCAACCGCTGATCGTCATCCACCACGGAGGCGAATTGGAAAATGCCTCGAAAATCGGATCCTTCCCGCGGGCGGCGATCCCCAGGAGGATGTTGCGCTGGTAGGGATCCGCCGTCCAATCGTAGGCACCCGTTTCCGTCCTCTTGAACCCCGGCACGGCGCGACCTTCGGCCAGATGCGTGTGATCGGAACGGTCGCCCCCGCCGATGTTGTAGCGAAAGCAGTTGTAGCCAAGTCCGGTGTCGGGATCCACGATCGCGTCGATCAGTCGATTGCGGTTGGCTTCGCTCCACTTGCCCGCCAGCACCGCCCACCAGCAGAGACTGGTTCCCCAGCCTTCGAATTGCTGGTGCTTGATGGACGGATCCACCGCCACCGTGGCCGCGTGCGCGGAAAAGCCGCCGACACATGCCGCTCCGGCGAAGATGGCAAGAGTCTTCGCCAACGTTCGATGCTGCATGGGTGATCCTCGGCCTCGGAGGTCGCACGAACCAAACGGACCAGGAGGAAGATAACGGACTCGGGCCGGCGGGAAAGGCGATTCCCGCGAATTCCGTTGAACCGCGGCCAACGCCCCTCGGCCGGGAAGAAAGAGGCCGTTTTCTGTCAGGCAGGCGGTGGCAAGGCGAGGAAGAAGGTGGTGCCTTCCTCCGGCGAGGAGCGGAATCCCACTTTGCCTTTCAGGTAGTTTTCGCCCAGGATCTTCATGGAATGGGTGCCCAGGCCTCTGCCCGATTTGGCCTTGGTGCTGAAGGAGCGATGGAACACCTGCAGCGCCACGTCGGCAGGCATGACACCGGGGTTCCAGACCGAGAACACCGGACTTCCGTCCAGCGAACGGAAGGACAAGCGGATGCTCTTTCCCACGGGGATCGCCTCGAGCGCGTTCAAGCCCATGTTCAACAGGACCCGGACCAAAAGCGCAGGATCCACCAGAATCGAAGCGGCTTCGACGAAACCGAGCTCCACCTCGCGGCTGCGGGAGGCCGGATGCGACCGCAGGATGCCGGCCAAGGATTCCAGCAGCTCGCCGACCTCCATTTCCTTGGTGAACACTTCCAGGTCCCCCGCCTCGGCGCGCAGAAGCAGCCGCTGGTCGTTGACGAATTCCGATAAGCGCTTGGTGATCGAAAGGATCTTCCCCGCGGCGACGGATTCGTCCACGCCCTTGTTCAGAACGCTCGTCCAGCCATCCAGCGCGAGCACGGTGTTGGCCAGATCGTGCAGGAACATCTTTTCCATGGACTCCCGCCGCTTGTGGTCGCTCACGTCCTGGAAGACCACCACCTGGAAACGGCCGGCCTCCAGCGTCACCATGTTGGCGGTCACGTGGAACTCGCGCCCTTCCCAGATGCCCTCGTGACGCATGGCCATGCGGCATTCCGTTTCCGCCTTGCCATCCTGGAGTCGGGAGGACAGAATCCCCAACGCCGCGCCGCAGCAGGAGCAGGCATGCGAGGTCCCGCACCCGTCCGGACCTTCCGGAGCATGGATGCAGCCCATGACTTCGCCCCATCGCCGGCCAGTGGGAGCTTCGCCGCCTTTGGCCATCAACGCGGCCTCCAGCTCCTCGTTGATCGCCAGAATCTGTCTCTGCTGGTTGAGGATCATCACGTAGCCGGTGAGCGATTCGAGCACGACCTTGGCGATCGGGCTTTCCAGGCACGCGGCGATCTGCGTTTGCAAACGGCTCTTGTGGGCTCGGCCTGCGGGCGCGAAGTAGGTATCCTCGGAACCGTGCGGGAGGTTCGACATGGCTTAAATCATACCAAAGGTTGGAGCGAAACGGAGCTCCGACGAAGATCACGCGCCATGAATCCGCCTTCATCGACACGACCGCCCCTTTCCCGCGACAAGGAGCGGCGCAACGAGCGGGGATGTGTCGGTGTGCGCCGATCTATCTCCCAACCAGGATCATCGCCTCGCGGACTCCACCGGCACGGACTTCTCTCAGCAGATGGACGCCAGGGCGATGCCCCTTGAGCGAAAGGAATCCCTCCGGCGACAAGGCGATCCTGCTCGATCTCCCGTCGATCGAGATCAGCGACAACGAGCCGCAGCCACCCGATCCACAAGACAAGGAAAGGCCGTCAGCCCGGTAGGCGAAGCTCAATGATTCCGAGCTTCCAGCAACCGCTCGGCGACCTTCCTGGATCGATGACAATTGCACCAACGCCGGCCAATTGGGGAGTTCATCGCGGGTAATCACCTTTTCATGCGCATAGATCCGCTTGAGAGCGTCGCGGTTGTGGTTCTCGGCATAGCTCGTGTGCCAGAGCATCCACCAGGACCAGGTCGCGCCTTGGCTGAACGCCTTGTCCGGATCCGGAAGGATTCCGCATTCATGCAAGGTCTTGGGCATCGTCCTGCCGTAGATGTTGTCCACCGTCTTGAAGATGCCGGCCTGCGGATCGTCCGTGCTCGCGTAGGTATCGCCTCCGGCGATGTCCACATACGCGGCTCCGGGGTTCCAATCCGCCTTGGGCGTTCCCGAATGGCACATCACCCAGATCAGGTTGTCGAGCTTGCGTTCCTTCGTGAAGTAGTCGAACATGGTCCGCCAGAGCTTGACGAAGTTCGTACCTCCACCCTTTCCGTACCAGAACCAGCCGCCATCGTTCTCGTGCATGGGTCGCCAGAGCACGGGAACCTTCGCATCGCGCAGGACCGTCAGATGGTCCGCGATGCGCTTGAGGTCGGCCCACATCGCCTTGTTCTCGGCGCTTCCTTCCTGGAAGCACTTGGCCACATCGATGGTGCCCTTGCTGTTCTCGTATCCCTCGCCAAGAGTCGGTGCGCCCCAGTGCCACATGACGGTGGGGATGCCGCCGGCCTTCCACCATGCGATCGCCTGCTGGATTTCATTCTTGTTGGCCGACTCCGAGATCAGATCCTGGCCGCGGATGGCGGGATACTTCCCCGCGACCTGCTTCATCAGTTCGGTTTCGTCGGTCTTGGCCCATGGCGCGAACATCTGGCCCGACAGGGTCTTCTTGCCGTACTGCTCGTACAGGTAGTTGAGGAGCGCCTTCGCTTCGGGGGACGCGTTGGGCGAGACCGGAGTCGCTGCCATCGCGACGGCGGAAGCCAGGAGCATCGCCCCGATCGCGCCTCGAATTGCACTGCATGCCTTCTTGCCCATCTCAAACCTCCCATTCTGATGATTCGGGCGGATTTCCATCCACCGATGCCTACATGATTTCGAGTCTAGCGCGTCTCGTCGATCGCCGAGGCGGATTGGGGGGTGGTTCGTTCACGCATCCGCGACGTCGAGGGTGAACGCATCCCACCGTTCAGCTTCAGCCAGCGTTCCGATCCCTCCCAAACCAGAACGACTCCGCCATCCGACGATGGCGCGTCCACGCCCCGGCCCGATCAGTACTCCGGCGAGAAGGCCATTCGCAGGAAGTTGTAGAGCGAAACTTCGGCGGTCGGGTAGTCGTGATAGCCGGGTATGTTGTTTTGGAACGAGAAGTTCGCGGACGTGATGTTGGGACCTTTCGAAGTCAATCCGTTCGCTGCGTTCGAAGAGCTTCCGCTCGCCGTCCCGTCGCTTGCCCCGACGCCGATGTACAGGTAGTGGAGCGGATACGTCTGGGGATCCTGCGCCGCCACGTATTTCGCGATGTCGCTGGCCGAAGGAGTGCCGGGGCCCGCGGCGTGCAGACCTGCGAACCAGGCGAATTGCTTCAGATGCGTGCAGAGTCCGACGGAAAGCGTCTGCATTCCACCGAAGGAGAATCCGGCCATCGCCCGCGAACCGCGATCCTTCCGGACAGAGTATTTCGACTCGATGAACGGAAGGAGGTCGTTCACCAGTTCGGCCCCGAAGGCGTAGTAGCCATTCGTGTTGTTGTCCACCGTTCCCGACGCGAAGACGGCGATGAACGGCTTGGTCGCCTTCGAGGTGATCAGGTTGTCGAAGAGCGTCGCGATCTTCGGGTTCGACCTCTCGATCCACGTGTTGGGATTGTCCGTGATGCCATGCATGATGACGATCATCGGGTACTGCTTCTGAGGGTCGTATCCAGGAGGCGTGTAGACATTGCACAGTTTCGTCTTCGGGACGCTCTGTTTTGCGACCTTTGGCGGGGGGAGCGGGGACGAGAGGCTTGTCGAGTAATAGTAGGCGGGGTACGACACGTTGGTGGTCATCTTGCCGGGATTGGCGACGGCGTTTCCGTACATGGCAGGCACCGACGTCGCTTTCTGGGGCGTCACCTTCGGCACCCCGACGTTAGGATCGGCCTCGAGGATCACATCCACGGTCGTATCGTACGAAGCGATCGCGATCTTCTTCGTGGCATGGCCGATGGCCGAAACCTTGAGAGTGTCGGACTCGGTCGCAAGACTCGCCAGTTCCCTGCCAGCGGATGGGATGCTTCCATTCGAGGATCCTCGCTCCGCGACATCCGTTTGCGAGGGGATGTAGCGGAAGGTCCGGACAAACGGGCCGATCGATGCCTGGACGATCAGCATCCGGTTGGCCATGGTGCGGGACGCCAGATCGAATCGGTGGACTCCGGGCTGCGCATCGG
This DNA window, taken from Fibrobacterota bacterium, encodes the following:
- a CDS encoding RNA polymerase sigma factor, encoding MSHLSDFFAAEGAKLAAFVRRRLEDAAEMDAEDIVQDVFASLFERADPLAEIGNLSAYVYRSLRNRIIDRIRARKPMQSLETPMQQGLTLSEIIPHPDGSPLDLLEEQQRQVAFEIAFEELPLLDRQLIEAHEFEGRSFEEISKEWKMPMGTLLSRKSRAIQKLSRAMAEHSTKK
- a CDS encoding TIGR02147 family protein translates to MERIEAYTDYRQFLKDFYEDRKSRPRGFSYRQFCQKAGLTSPSLLKEVMDGKRNLTESTIAQFSQGLGLTEGDAAFFAALVRFNQSVDPGLKQQCLEQMRWLRRQITTAVVPMDRYDYYSKWYLPVLRELAPLRDWNDDWPALARRVRPRIRAKEAREGIELLLKLGFLRQDGSRWIQAEPVIGTGGEVDSLAVRAGNREYARMGAQSIDELPLAERDVSTLIVGLPNFARSLVKQEIREFKERLIRLAQDHPDSDDVFAVNVQFFPLSQPGEGS
- a CDS encoding carboxypeptidase regulatory-like domain-containing protein, translating into MKHTIAALCLLLPLLGCQHEPEPVAGGADDHGNAVSARILVVDSAGRPVAGANIVVRPSTWLSGLPLDSTSAEPNAVRMETDRNGLCQIPSLRLDRYVVRAGGLDQAGMAILDLKDADSLVLGIYATGAILGRLRGARNGTPIAMRGLEGQARSDSAGYFSLTGVPAGSIDLSTGTFDRGTAMEQIPVHSRMSSELEEIPFDSTGRNLFRPIVLLRSQPLPPVFQPGPGHSTQMLVLSIVAPLLGDGLEISVNGGGWTPSDGTLRLGANACVRARSVRFAALVSPESEACYTFGK
- a CDS encoding HAMP domain-containing histidine kinase, with product MSNLPHGSEDTYFAPAGRAHKSRLQTQIAACLESPIAKVVLESLTGYVMILNQQRQILAINEELEAALMAKGGEAPTGRRWGEVMGCIHAPEGPDGCGTSHACSCCGAALGILSSRLQDGKAETECRMAMRHEGIWEGREFHVTANMVTLEAGRFQVVVFQDVSDHKRRESMEKMFLHDLANTVLALDGWTSVLNKGVDESVAAGKILSITKRLSEFVNDQRLLLRAEAGDLEVFTKEMEVGELLESLAGILRSHPASRSREVELGFVEAASILVDPALLVRVLLNMGLNALEAIPVGKSIRLSFRSLDGSPVFSVWNPGVMPADVALQVFHRSFSTKAKSGRGLGTHSMKILGENYLKGKVGFRSSPEEGTTFFLALPPPA
- a CDS encoding mannan endo-1,4-beta-mannosidase A and B, with the translated sequence MGKKACSAIRGAIGAMLLASAVAMAATPVSPNASPEAKALLNYLYEQYGKKTLSGQMFAPWAKTDETELMKQVAGKYPAIRGQDLISESANKNEIQQAIAWWKAGGIPTVMWHWGAPTLGEGYENSKGTIDVAKCFQEGSAENKAMWADLKRIADHLTVLRDAKVPVLWRPMHENDGGWFWYGKGGGTNFVKLWRTMFDYFTKERKLDNLIWVMCHSGTPKADWNPGAAYVDIAGGDTYASTDDPQAGIFKTVDNIYGRTMPKTLHECGILPDPDKAFSQGATWSWWMLWHTSYAENHNRDALKRIYAHEKVITRDELPNWPALVQLSSIQEGRRAVAGSSESLSFAYRADGLSLSCGSGGCGSLSLISIDGRSSRIALSPEGFLSLKGHRPGVHLLREVRAGGVREAMILVGR